One Pyrococcus furiosus DSM 3638 genomic window, TTATGATAATATGGTATTTTATGTATAACTCGACATAAAATCCCTAAAAATCTCAAAGCTCCCAATGGCCATTTACTTAAAGTCTCAGTTTATAGCTTTTAAAGTAAAAATGCTTCCCCTCAAGCACTAACTCCTCCATAACATCACCTCGAAGATTTACTATCCCCAGAAAAGATTTCCCGATATAGCTTCTTGACATTTTTGTGCCTCTTCCATAACGCATCATAAAGCTCCTCATCGGTTGGGCTAAGTCCCTCCTTTATAAAGAGTTCATCGAGTATTGGCCCGTATTTTGTCAGGTACTCATAGCTCAGCTTCAAAGCATCCTCCACAAACTCCTTCAAAGGAACCGAAATCGTCCCCCTATACCTCCCCTCAAACTCAGGACACTCGTTGTATCTAAAGATGTCATCATTGTAGTAATGTAAGTTCACGGTATTGTTCACGAGTTCGAAGGTGTAATCCCCCATGTATACGCCCAAGCTTGACCAGAATAACCTCGTCTTTTCCCCCACGGGAAAACCACGCTCCCTAGCATGCCTCCTAATGTCCCCAACCATATAACCACCCTGCTCCTCCGTATCAAACAAGAAAAACTCACAACAATCAAGCAAATCCTGAACAGTGACATATGGGTCTAAATCAATTGGTGAAAGAACTTTTCTTCCTTCCTCAATTTTGCACGTGCCAGCAATTAACTCCCCATCAACGAGGATAATACCAAAAAAAGGAAAAGCATAATCAACAGGCCGATTAGTAAAAACCCTCACAGTAAAATGCTTCCCCCCAAACACCAACTCCTCCATTAACATCACCTCCTCAAATCACCTATAGACAACAACTTTCGGACCATTTGGATACATTGTTATTAAGCCACATGTCTTACCCTTACAGGCAAAGATATACGTTACAGAGTCTATTCCAGATTTAGAGATACCTACATCGGAAAGCTTAACATCTAGAACAACTCTGCCATTCCTGAATTGTCTCCTGTATTTATCGAGTTTTAAAGCTTTCTGAAGGACGTCACTTGCAAACTCCGCAACTTCTTCCTCGTCCTTAAAGACCTTGGGCATTTCCAGGGTTTTGCCGTTAATGGTAATCCTCTGACCCATTGGTCAGAAGGATGTCTTATGTTTGACCTCTGCATCATAACCCCAGATGTGTCTGAGGAGCGAATGTATTAATCCCACCCTCTCGTTGCCCTTTGGAACAACTACTGTAAATCCGTTGGCCTCTCCTATTTTATATGCCGGGCCCCAAGGACTACTTACAATCTTAAACCTCCGTGCAAAGTACTTCTCGGCTTTTTCAATGCCCTCGTTTAAAGCTTTTAAACTTACACCATGCTTTACAGTGTTCTCTATTGCTTCCTTACAAGATTATCAAGGGCTTCTGCAGCCTCGTCTCCAAACTTGACTATGTCATCAAAGATGCTCGAGAATCTCTCCAGAACTTCGTCTGCATAATTTATGATTTTAGTTTTCTTGAGAATGTCATATATCTTCTTGGTTACTCCAAACTTGCGACCAGCTTTCTCAACAATCTTTATAGTTTCATCTCCAGGGAGAGCTAGACCTACTACAAAGAACGTTCCCGAGCCTAGGCATTGAATTGAATCAAATCCATAATTCCTACAAGTTTTATATGTATCATAAGCATCCCAAATTGTCCAACAACTACGATCACTCCAATTATTCCTGGAATTGCCTGGGGTCTTATTTCTCCTTGTCCTTCTCTTGTTAAGGAGAGTGTTGAGGTAGGAGTTAGCTTAATCCAAGAGCTCATGAAAACTCCATTTCCAGACGTGATGCGGAGTTTTACATATATGGGCTCCTTTATATTAAGGACAACAGCAACTCTTTTTCCCCAAGGCTTCAAATAACCCAAGTTAACGGTTTCTACTGTTGTCTTTCCATCCTTACTAATAAGAACTGTTCCCACTCCAGAGAGACAGTTTGGTGGAACATCCCATGTGACTATGGCAATATTATCCTTTTGCTCGACTCCTACAAGATAAATTGGATATACCCTGGAGTTCAAGCCAAAAATTGGGATTTCTGACCAGGGGAGCTCTGTTGCTTCTGCTAGAGGTAATACTAAAAGGATTAATAATACACTAATTACTTTGTATATCTTCATTTATCATCATCAGAAGATAGTAAAAAAAGTTATGAAAATATAAGTTTTTCTGAACATAATTGTTAGTAACTAAAAGTTTGAATACTATAATTATAAATATAACCCATTAGTAAAGCGAAAATGAGATAAAAATAGGGGTCAAGATAATAATGCCCGACGAGTACTTGGGTTGCGATGACGTCGGGACCCCCAGGGGGCCGACAGCTTAAATGGCCCCCGAAAAATCTTTAATTACATATCTCAACTAAGCAAAAATCATGATGGAACAGGTAATAAAAGACGTGAGGGAATTCGGCGAAAAAACTGGAATTATAAACAAGAGAGTACTTGTACTGTATTCTGGCGGAATAGACTCAAGTGTCACTCTCTACGTCTTAAAGAAGGCTGGGTTTAAAGTTTCTGCCCTAACTTTTTTCCATAAGTGGAGCTGGCCAGAGGTTTTGAGGTGGGGGATGAAATTTACAAAATCCCTTAATGTAGAACATTATCTCATTGACATTACCGATGCTCTATTAAGAAGGGCCGTTGGAAGAAAAGGACCAATCTGCATACACTGCAAAAAGGTAATGCTAGAAAACGCCAAATGGTTTGCACTCAACAACAACTTTTCCTATCTAGCAAAGGGTGATAATGCAAATGATAAAATAATTGGAACCCTTCTGGACCAATGCCCAGGAGACATAAGACTCTGCGAAATTCCAAAGATTGGAATTCCTATATTTAGACCACTAGTAAAATACAAGGCTGATTTTATTCAGAAACTTGCAGACGAAGCTAAGATAAAGCCCTACAGAATGTATGAGCATGGAAGGAGAAGACAGTGGCGAGAAGGATGTCCTCTCCAATACATTGACGAAGAGGAAAGAATAACTCCAGAGCTCATGGATTTAGCATTTAGGGTAAATTATGAAGTGAGCAAAATAGCAAGAAAGAGAAAAGTGAGGATTAGTGTAAGAGTTCCCAGCTTTGAGGTTATGTGTTGGGATTGCAATGATGAGGTAATAGAAGAGGTAAGAAAAGCTCTTGCTAGTATGGGAACATAACTACTGCAGCAACTGCAGCCGCTGGCTTGTCCTTAACCGTTATTTCAGCGGAGACTATCTTTATTTCCTTGAGTTTCCATCCTCTAACCCTAAAACCTTCCTCAACCATCTTCTTAACCATTTCCTCAGCCTCTTCCTTCTTGCAGTATCCTGAATATTCATAGATTAGCCCACCTTCATTGCCTTCGCTAAGCCCAATACCTAAAGCTGCGCTTATCGTTGAACCTGGCTCATCGCTCTCTATGTGGGTGTAGACTGTTGGTAACAACATCCCTATAGGAATGTTCTTTGGCAACTCATCCAGCCACTCTATATGAGCCGGTATAACACTGCTGAGCTTTACTAGGTTCACATTTCCAATTCCCATCTTTAATAGAGCATTATCGAAAGCATTAAGCTTTGTCCCGCCTTCAGCTGCCGCTGCAAGCATTATGGCCTTTTTAGGAGTTATCCAGCTCATTCTTCTCCCTCCTATATTCTCTCGCTAAACGGATACCAAATTTATTATCTTTTAAAGTTTTCGTAAGTAGGAGAAGTTTAATCTGCGGTGTTTTGTAGGAGAGATAAAGATTTAACCAAAGTTTAACAAAGTAAAGATCATGAAGCACCTTAAATGGTTAGGATTCATTGGTGGTATTGTCTATTGGCTTTTTGTATCTTGGAGTATTCACTATAATCCATGGTTCTCATTCTTTGAAAATGTCCTTAGTGACCTAGGAGATCCTGCAAAAGCTACCCCTCCAAGGATATATAATTACGGATTGATAGTAACATCTCCATTTGTTTTAGCATTTTCAATATACCTCATATCAACTGCAGAAAATAAAATTCAGACCGTTGGAGGAGCATACCTAAGTATATCCTCGCTGTTTCTAGCTCTCATAGGAATCTTTCACGGAGGAACAAGACCTCATGTTTTTGTCTCGACATATTTCTTTGTACAGTTCTTTCTTGGAATGTTAATCTATGGGTTAGGGAGCAAGACAGATATACGCTTAACTTCCATTATAATATTTATCCTTGCCCTCCTGGGAATTTTCATCCCCTGGCCCTCTGTAGCATTAGAAGAGACTTACGAAATAGTCTTAATAATGTTGTTTACACTCTTCGTAGCAGTAAGAGGATGATTATTCCACCAATCATCCCAAGGATAAGAGGAATTATGTGGGGATTGCTTTCGGAGCATTCTGTACATCTTTGAATACTCCACATTAATTCCCCCAGGTAAACTCTGGATTGTAGGTAATTAAAGCTCTGAGAAGCCATCCATCATAGGAAAGTACTAGAATTTCAGAGAACTCTTTAATCTGAGTCTTTTTAAACTTGAATCCCCCAACTTCAATATTATCAAAAAGAGACTTTTTAAAGATATAAGAGGACGTAACTTTAAGAGGGAATCAAAATGCTGAACACGATAGTGCTAATTAGAACGGACAATTTTGACAAGGCATTAACAGCATTAGCTGACCTTGTTAGGTATGGAGGAATGAAAATAAGAGGAACTCCAAGGATAATACCCCCAGCTTTATCCGATTGGGCATTTGAGCAGATAGTAGGTGAAAAGCCCAAGAAAAAGGTCAAAGCTCACGTTGTTGCTCAAATTGATTTGCCTGCATCAAAGGCAATAGGAAGAATAAGGGATATTCATCCCCCAGCCCACATAATTGTGATTCCAGTCGGAAGTCCCGTCCACAAGGAGCTCCTTAGACTGTGGGGAACATTTAAAGAGCTAAAGGGATTTCACCCACCAAAGGAGATCAAGAGACTAGAAAACATTGAAAATGAGGAAGATTTAGAGTGAATACTCCCAAACAATTTTAGGGGGGAATTTTCCTCTTTTTATTTGACCTATAATTCTTTCTGCAGTATCATAAGCCTTGAGTAACTTTTCTCTAGAGATTATCCCATAATTAAAAGCCATCTCTAGTTCATCTTCGTCAAGCAAATAATATTCTCCCTCTGGGAATATAAAAATATCCAAGAATAAATCCAGAATCTCAACTGTGTTTCCTTCTCTCCTTGTATAGTCTAAAACATCCACATATAAACCTTTAAAATTGCCACTGGGATCATAAATTTTCAAAACGTCAAAATCTCGCCCAATAAAGGCAAAATATACCATCTTGTATCCGTTATTAATAACTTCAACTCCATTAACCCTTAGAGGAGCCAACATGCCAGTGAATTCTGATTTTGCCACTATAACGTCACCGAAGTCTTCAATTACTTCATCTTCTCTCATAATAACTCTGTTTGGGAACCTCCTATATACCAGACGAATTTTTCTCATTTTCCCACCAAAAAATATTGGATTTAGCCAAAAATCAACTCCTTTAATTTTCTTGGCACTTCCTCGATCTTAACCCTTATCTGCTCCCTGGTGTCCCTATCCCTTATTGTGACTGTGCCATCTTCTGGCGTTTGATTATCCACAGTCACACAGTAGGGCGTTCCGATTTCATCATAGCGCATATATCTCTTTCCTATACTGTCCTTTTCGTCGTAAACTACGATAAATCCTTCCTTCTGCAAGTTCCTATAAATTTCATAAGCTATTGTTGTCAAAGGCTCCTTTGCAACTAAAGGCAGAACTGCTACTTCAATTGGGGCCATGTCCTTCTTTATCTTTAAGTAAACTCTCCCATCCTCGTCAACAGTTAGTGAGTTCTCAAGGAGGAGATAGAATGGCCTGTCAATTCCAAAACTTGGCTCAAGAACATGGGGAACAATTTTTTCTCCTTGGATTTTCTCCTCTACTTCTTTTATTATAAGGTCTTCCTTCTCAAGCTCATGCCCCTCAATGATAACCTTTCCATTTGCATTAAGCTCTTCAACTAACTTACGTAGCTCTTCCTGGGACATTGATTTAAGCTTCTCATTTATCTCCTTCACTTTCTCCTTTAACTTTGGCCCAACCTTCTTCATGTTCAATGTTACGTTTAACTTTTTCACTATCTTCGGCTTGTCATAGTGAATCATTACGGTCAAATCTGCTCCACTCATTTTCATGTGCCTACTTAAGTCATAATCAGTTCTGTAAGCTAAACCAACGCACTCTACCCATCCAAATCTCTCACTGTATATCTCAGCATCCCAGGTGTCGGCAGAGTAGTGGGCCCTCTCTTCTGGGAGTTGTTGCCTAAACCTTATTTTGTCCTCAGGAATTCCTATGTCGAGCAGGATTCTCTTTATCATAACCATGTAATATGCAAAGAAGGTGTTCATGACGTAGCCTTTTTTCACTGCCTCCTCAGCTGTTAATTCAATCATTCCCAGGTCTTTCAGTTGGTGTTCTATTGGATATAACCTCAGAACTTCATCCTTAACCTCATCAAAGTGAGGATGCTCAGTTTCGTTAGGATTGAAAAATATCTCCACCTCAGCCTGGGTGAATTCTCTAAGCCTAATCATTCCCTGTCTTGGCGATATTTCATTCCTATATGCCTTCCCTATCTGGAAAACTCCAAAGGGTAGCTTGTTTCTAGCAAATGCATTTAACCTCTTAAAGTTCACAAATATCCCCTGGGCCGTTTCTGGCCTTAAATATGCTTTCTTATCCTTATAAGGCCCTATGTATGTTTCGAACATCAAATTGAAATACCAAACGTCACTCAGCTCTCCTCCACACTCAGGACATCTTATGTTGTGCTCTCTAATTATCTTCGTCATCTCCTCAGCACTCTTTCCTTCAACGTCAATTCCTAGAGTTTCCTCTATAAGGTGATCAGCCCTAAACCTTGCCCCACACTTCTTACACTCTACCAACGGATCCACAAACTTCTCAACGTGGCCACTGGCTATGAACACCTGCTCTGGGGTTATATCTGGAGTCTCAATCTCAAAGAACCCTTCCCTAATAAAGGCCTCTCTAATCTTTTTCTCTATTTTCCTTTTTATTGTCGCTCCTAGTGGCCCATAATCGTAAAATCCTCTCGCCCCTCCATATATCTCAAAGCTTCCCCAGGCAAACCCTCTCCTTCTCATTAAATCCTGAAGGTACTCATATTTATCGAACTTCATAACTCTACCCCTATCTGAAAAAATGCTAACACCTAAAAAGCTTTGTCTATACATGTTGACAAGATGATAAGACTCAAACTCCCAAACTCATACTTTGAAGAGCATGATGACATAATAAGGCTAGTTTGGAGAAGGACTTTAATAGCGGACTATGAAAAGAAAGAACTTGAAAGGGCAATAAAGAGAAAATTCAGGATTTCTCCAGAAATAAAAGTCGAAGAGGGCTACCTAATCATAAACACTGACAATGAAGAAGTTGAGAAATTTGTAGCATTCTTTATTCAAAACTACCTTGGAGATAGATTAAGGAATAGATTTACCAGAAGGAAAATCGTATACATACACGAAGGAATGAATGTTCCCTTGCTAGGCTACAACGCATTTGGATTAATAGACAGGGGAACTAATTTAATTCAGGTTAGAGGCTCCACTGGATGCAACTTAAGTTGTATATTTTGTTCTGTAGACGAGGGGCCTTATTCGAGAACGAGAAACTTAGACTTTGTTGTTGACGTTGATTATTTAATGAAATGGTTTGATTGGGTTGCAAAGGAGAAAGGAAAGGGACTGGAGGCTCATCTAGACGCTCAAGGTGAACCACTCCTTTATCCCTATATAGTGGAGCTCGTCCAAGAGCTAAGATCTCATCCTCACGTCTCTGTAATATCAATGCAGAGCAATGGTGTTCTCTTGGATGAGAAGCTTGTAGAGGAGCTCGCAGAAGCTGGTTTAGATAGAGTAAACTTATCAATTCACTCTTTAGATCCAGAAAAGGCAAAGATGCTAATGGGGATGAAAAATTACGACTTAAATCATGTTCTAGAAATGGCCGAAGCTTTGGTTAATGCTGGAATAGATGTCCTAATAGCTCCAGTAATAATATTTGGAATTAATGATAACGAAGCTGAAGCTTTTATTGAGTTTGCTAGAAGGATAGGGGCTGGAAAAAGATGGCCCGCCCTGGGCTTTCAAAACTACGTCCCTTATAAGTTCGGAAGAAATCCTGTTATAGCAAAACCAGTCCCCTTCAAAGAATTCTATGAGTGGCTAAGAATGCTTGAGGAGAAAACGGGAATGAGACCTTTAGTTCTAAAGCCTCATCATTTCGGCATGCATCCTAGGCCTTTCATTCCCTTAGCCTTTAAGAGGGGAGAAGTAGTTAAAGCTGAAGTCGTCCTTCCTGGGAGGATGGAGGGAGAAATGCTCGCCAAAGCTAGGAATAGGTTAATTCAAGTAATTAACACTCAGGCAAAGGTTGGAGACAAGATAAAGGTCAGAATTGTGAGGACAAGGCATGGAATTTATGTCGGAACGCAGGTTTAGATTTATAAGCCGGAATTCTAATTATATAATGGCGGGCTTATGATGAACTTTCCCTACGGCCTGAGCGTCACGCGATGAGGAATACAGCCAGGGCTGATGAAGGTGATTTAAAATGCCTATTGCCCTCATTTCTGATATTCACTCGAACTTGGAAGCCCTAAAAGCCGTTTGGAAAGAAATTAAAGACGTTGATTTTGTGGTTTGTCTTGGTGATTTAGTAGGCTATGGAGCAAGTCCAAACGAGGTTGTTGAGTTCATTAGAGAAAAATCCAAGAAAAAGAACATCCTATGCATTAGGGGCAACCACGATAATGCCATTGCATTTGGAATTGATTGGGGTTTTAATCCCTATGCCAGGGAAGCGGTGAGATGGCATCAGAGGGTTATGACTATAGAAAACCTAGAATTTTTAAGAAAATTACCCGTAAAGTTGTTTTTTGAATACGAAGGAAGAAGTTACCACATGGTTCACGGCTCTCCAAGGGCGCCTCTCGACGAATACTTATTCCCATGGCTCCCAGATTCCGAATTTTCCGATTGTTTAAAGTATATAAAAGAAGATGACCTGCTTGTAGGACATACTCATATTCCAATGCTTAAAATAATTGGAAGGAGGAGAGTTATAAACCCAGGTGGAGTGGGGCAGCCGAGAGATGGAGATTGGAGGGCTAGCTATGCAATAATCTATGAAAATGGAGAAGTGGAGTTCTTTAGAGTTGAATACGACGTTGAAACTGCAGCAAGAAAAATTATAAAAGCAGGGTTACCACCATTTTTAGCCGAAAGATTATTCGAGGGAGTTTAGAAAGTTGGAGGATCTAACTTTTAACTTTCCTTTAGCCTTTAATTCCAACAAAATCTCCACTATTCTCTTTCCAGCATTTCCGTCTCCAAAAGGATTCTTTGCTGAGGCCATCTTTTCATAGAATTCCTCATCTTCAAGAAGCTTTGTTACATAGTAAAGGACCCTCTCTTTTTCTAATCCAACTAAAATATTTCCTCCAGCTTTAACTGTCTCAGGCCTCTCTGTGTTGTATCTTAGTGTCAGGCAGGGGACACCTAGTATTATGGCCTCCTCCTGAATTCCTCCCGAGTCCGTCATTATTATCTTTGCATTTTTCTCGAGCTTCAAAAAATCTAGATATCCCAGGGGTTTAGTTATTATTATGTTCTCCTTGTTGAGCTTGTTGATCAACCCAAATTCTTCAAGCCTCTTTTTAGTCCTGGGATGCATTGGATAAACAACTGTAAGCGGAAGAGAAGTTAAAATATCAACTAATTTTTCAAGCTTTTCCCTGTAATCAACGTTCTCTTTTCTATGTGCAGTCACCAATATGTATTCTTTCTCTTTAAGCCCCAATTCTTTGAGAATTTTGCTTTTTCTTTCTGCAATTTCAGAATTCTGAAGAACGGCATCGACTATTGTATTTCCCACAACGTACACATTCTCAACTATTCCCTCTTTCTCAAGATTTTTCTTGGCTTCCTCTGTTGGAGCAAATAGAACTTCACTTGCATGATCAGCCAATATCCTGTTAATTTCCTCTGGCATAGTCCTATCAAAACTCCTCAATCCAGCTTCTACGTGAGCAACAGGAATTAACAGCTTCACGCTCGCCAAAGCTCCTGCCAGCACAGTGTTTGTATCACCCTGGACTATTGAGACATCAGGCTTCTCTTCCATCAAAACTTTTTCTATTTTAATCATTGCAATTCCTGTTTGCTCGGCCTGAGTACCAGAACCCACTTCTAGGTGATAATCTATCTCTGGCAATTCTAGCTCTTCAAGAAATATTTTGCTCATCTCGTAATCATAATGTTGACCTGTGTGAATTAGCAGTGGCTCAACGTTCTTCTCTAAAAAACCCCTTATTACGGGAGAGAGTTTTATTATCTCAGGTCTCGTACCAAAAATTATAGCTGGCCTCATACGTCCCCTCTCCCCACTCCCTTAAATATGAAGCCTTTTGGAGGATTGCTAACTATTCCCCTTCCATCGATCAATATTTTGTGTCTCATTAACCTCCCTATTTCTTCCCAATTTAACTCCTTGAATTCTGGGTGGTCTGTAGCTATAACTACTGCATCGGCCTCCACAATTGCATCTTCTAAGCTCTTATGCGTTCCTCCCACGTATGGATCATATGTTCTAACTTCAAGGACTCTATCCCTTATAAGCTTCACAAAGGTCAATGCGGGAGAGTTCCTTATGTCATCTGTTCCTCCTTTATAAGCTAGACCTAGGACTGTCACAACTGCCTCCCTCTCCTCAACTCCCCCTTCTTCTAGGGCTTCAAAAAGCAGAGTTGCTACAAACTTTGGCATGCTTTCATTTATTTTCCTAGCCAACCTTATTAGCCCAAATTCTTTTTTAGCGTTGGACAACAATAGGTAGGGATCCTTCGGCAAGCAGTGACCTCCAACCCCTATCCCTGGGAAGTGAATATTTACTCTTGGATGAGTATTTGCAATTCTTATTGCCTCAAAGATGTTTACACCATATTGATGAGCAAGAAGTGCAAACTCGTTTGCAAGGGCGATATTTACATCTCTGTAAGTGTTCTCCATGAGCTTTATCATTTCGGCTGTAGTTGCATCTGTAGCATATATCTCCCCTTTCACAAAGGATTTATACAACTTCACGGCTAGTTCAGTAGCTTTTTCACTAACTCCTCCTATCACCCTAGAATTGTAAACCAGCTCATAGAATATTCTACCTGGCATTACCCTCTCTGGGGCATGGGCCATGTAAAAGTCCACACCTTCTCTAAACCCAGTCAAACTTTCAAGAAGCTTAGCCATTTTTATTGTAGTCCCAGGGGGCACAGTGCTTTCTATAATTACTAGAGCCCCCCTATCAATTACTTCCGCAACAGATCTTATTGCGTTCTCCAAGTAAATTAAATTTGGCTTATTTCCCTCTAATGGGGTTTGGACACATATAATGAATGCATTTGCTCCTCTAAGTTTTTCAACCTTTGTAGTTGCCTTGAGCCTTTCTTCCTTAACGACTTTATTCAGCTTTTCTTCAATACCAGGCTCAACTATGTGAGCTTTACCCGAATTTATTCTATCAACAACATCCTTCTTTACATCAAACCCAATCACTTCATATCCCGCTTCAGCAAACATTATTGCAGTGGGAAGCCCTATGTAACCTAATCCTATAACCGCGATTTTCATTCTAACCCCCAGCTTATCAAATAGAACACAAAATTTAAGGATTCTCATGAAACAACAAAATTCTGATAATATCTCTGCTTTTACAAAGTTCAGGACTTAAGTCGGAATTTTTGAAAAAATAAGAGATTAAAAGCACAAAGAAACAAAAAGAAATTATGTGAAAGCTTAAAAAATCAAGAAGGAAACATTATCATCTAAAAACCCTTTTAACGCTCTACAGCCCCATAAATTATGGTTGAGTAAAATGAAGGTGTGGATAGATATAATGAATGCCCCTCATGCTCATTTTTTCAAAGGTGTAATTAGGGAATTGGAAAAGAGAGGATTTGACGTGCTAGTCACAACTAGGGAATTTGATGGTCTAACTCAAATACTTGACATGCTTGGGATAGAATACATAGTAATTGGAAAGCATGGAGGAGCCACACTCGAGGGAAAACTGCTAGCTAGCGCTGAAAGAGTATACAAGCTCTCAAAGCTAATTATAGAGGAAAAACCAGATATTGCAATTTATAAGAACAATCCTGAGGCTCCTAGAATTGCATTTGGTCTTAGGATTCCCTCCATAGGATTCGTTGATAATGAAACTGCAGTTCCTCAAAACAAGCTCATGTTCCCATTCACAACTAGACTCCTTTATCCTTCCCCAATTAGTGTCTATGATCTGCTAAAATGCGGAGCTGATTTAGATTCCCTAAGACCCGTAAATGGAATAGCCGAGATAGCTAACGTTTACGGTTTTATTCCAAGTGAAGATCCTCTAAAGGAGCTTGGCCTTAAGAAATACTCATATATAGTTATGAGACCAGAGCCAATTAAGGCTAATTACTTTAATGGGGATAAAGAGAGAAGCATTTTGGAAGATATAATACCTCTTCTTCCAGATATCCCAATCGTTCTCTTCCCAAGGACAGAAGAACAAGGGAGAATATTTGAAAAATTTGATAATGTGATAATTCCCTCAAAAGTTCTAGATACGCACAGCCTCCTTTACTATGCAAAGTTGATGATTGGAGCTGGAGGAACTATGAATAGAGAAGCATTGGTTTTAGGAACTCCAGCAATTTCAACTTATCCTGGGAAGCTATTGGCAGTGACCAAGTGGCTAATTAAGAAAGGAGTACTTTTCCACTCAACAAACCCCATAGAAGTTGCAACAAAGACCTGGGAAATAATTAGGAAAAACACAACCTACAGGAGGTTCATAAGAGAAACAATGGCATCAATGGAAAACCCTGTCGATGCAATACTAGATGAGGTAGAAAAAGTTCTAGAGTCCAGCGAGCTTGGGAGTTATGAAGGCCTCTATAAAAGCAGCTATAAGGAGAAGAACTATTGAGATTCCCAGGATCCGTAGCATTTTTTTAAATCCTATTTGAACTCTTGCCCCGAAGCTACCCTTTCCGTGTAGAATTTCTGAAAACCAGAGAATACCCGCTGTTCCAGCCAAAGCTAGGGCAGGAATTTCTATTATCCCGTGAGGAACTATCGAAAGCAAAACCTTTGTTATTGGGAGTGAACGAGATACATGGACAACTACAACCCCAACTACTAAACCATTAAAGAACATTATCAGAAGTGGCACTATACCAAATGCTATTCCCAGAAGTGCAGAAAGAATAGCCACTCTGGTGTTGTTTAGGAATATAAACACAAACATCTTGAATGGAGAGTTTAATAGGAAGTTATTTCCCCCACCCAAAATCTCTTTAATTCCTCTAACAGCTTCCTCACTTACCTTTGGATTGTAGTAGCCAATGAGTGCCCCAACAAAGGTTCCAAATAGAAATACAGAAATTAGAATTACAAAGACTTTTTTAACATTCATTTTTTGCCCTCCAATGCCTTTTTAAGGGCCAGCTTAAAATCCTCTACATTTACATAGGGAGTTTCAACATCATGCCTTCTAGAGAAGAAGTCCTCAATAATTCCTTCAAGCTCAGACACAGGCCTGCCTTCCATCTCCTTTTCCAACTGAAAAATAGCTTCTTCAGGATATACGAAGAAGTCACCAGTTATTAGAACTTTCCTCGCAATTCCATCCTCTTCCTCTATCTCTATTCTTATCAATCCTTTCTTTGCCTTATGCTCCCCAATGAGTTTCATATATCCTCCCCTCCCAATTCTATGCACTCACGCTTATTAAACTTTTTTGCTACTAGGAGAGGTACT contains:
- a CDS encoding stage II sporulation protein M, whose amino-acid sequence is MNVKKVFVILISVFLFGTFVGALIGYYNPKVSEEAVRGIKEILGGGNNFLLNSPFKMFVFIFLNNTRVAILSALLGIAFGIVPLLIMFFNGLVVGVVVVHVSRSLPITKVLLSIVPHGIIEIPALALAGTAGILWFSEILHGKGSFGARVQIGFKKMLRILGISIVLLLIAAFIEAFITPKLAGL
- the wecB gene encoding non-hydrolyzing UDP-N-acetylglucosamine 2-epimerase codes for the protein MRPAIIFGTRPEIIKLSPVIRGFLEKNVEPLLIHTGQHYDYEMSKIFLEELELPEIDYHLEVGSGTQAEQTGIAMIKIEKVLMEEKPDVSIVQGDTNTVLAGALASVKLLIPVAHVEAGLRSFDRTMPEEINRILADHASEVLFAPTEEAKKNLEKEGIVENVYVVGNTIVDAVLQNSEIAERKSKILKELGLKEKEYILVTAHRKENVDYREKLEKLVDILTSLPLTVVYPMHPRTKKRLEEFGLINKLNKENIIITKPLGYLDFLKLEKNAKIIMTDSGGIQEEAIILGVPCLTLRYNTERPETVKAGGNILVGLEKERVLYYVTKLLEDEEFYEKMASAKNPFGDGNAGKRIVEILLELKAKGKLKVRSSNFLNSLE
- a CDS encoding metallophosphoesterase family protein; this encodes MPIALISDIHSNLEALKAVWKEIKDVDFVVCLGDLVGYGASPNEVVEFIREKSKKKNILCIRGNHDNAIAFGIDWGFNPYAREAVRWHQRVMTIENLEFLRKLPVKLFFEYEGRSYHMVHGSPRAPLDEYLFPWLPDSEFSDCLKYIKEDDLLVGHTHIPMLKIIGRRRVINPGGVGQPRDGDWRASYAIIYENGEVEFFRVEYDVETAARKIIKAGLPPFLAERLFEGV
- a CDS encoding UDP-N-acetyl-D-mannosamine dehydrogenase — its product is MKIAVIGLGYIGLPTAIMFAEAGYEVIGFDVKKDVVDRINSGKAHIVEPGIEEKLNKVVKEERLKATTKVEKLRGANAFIICVQTPLEGNKPNLIYLENAIRSVAEVIDRGALVIIESTVPPGTTIKMAKLLESLTGFREGVDFYMAHAPERVMPGRIFYELVYNSRVIGGVSEKATELAVKLYKSFVKGEIYATDATTAEMIKLMENTYRDVNIALANEFALLAHQYGVNIFEAIRIANTHPRVNIHFPGIGVGGHCLPKDPYLLLSNAKKEFGLIRLARKINESMPKFVATLLFEALEEGGVEEREAVVTVLGLAYKGGTDDIRNSPALTFVKLIRDRVLEVRTYDPYVGGTHKSLEDAIVEADAVVIATDHPEFKELNWEEIGRLMRHKILIDGRGIVSNPPKGFIFKGVGRGDV
- a CDS encoding DUF354 domain-containing protein, yielding MKVWIDIMNAPHAHFFKGVIRELEKRGFDVLVTTREFDGLTQILDMLGIEYIVIGKHGGATLEGKLLASAERVYKLSKLIIEEKPDIAIYKNNPEAPRIAFGLRIPSIGFVDNETAVPQNKLMFPFTTRLLYPSPISVYDLLKCGADLDSLRPVNGIAEIANVYGFIPSEDPLKELGLKKYSYIVMRPEPIKANYFNGDKERSILEDIIPLLPDIPIVLFPRTEEQGRIFEKFDNVIIPSKVLDTHSLLYYAKLMIGAGGTMNREALVLGTPAISTYPGKLLAVTKWLIKKGVLFHSTNPIEVATKTWEIIRKNTTYRRFIRETMASMENPVDAILDEVEKVLESSELGSYEGLYKSSYKEKNY